The Melitaea cinxia chromosome 24, ilMelCinx1.1, whole genome shotgun sequence genome window below encodes:
- the LOC123665544 gene encoding uncharacterized protein LOC123665544: MFADCDVREQDKENDEDDDYPVTKKPHRPTTPRSTSRRPNDSRRGSEDKAKPPRKHTDSDKETKYPSYIRVDQLDQPTTSPTFPKARSSRELVEQFLAQVPQAPGLPPSLFSEFDGSERVPEPEDTSVSEEVVEDVAPAPSPSPVSKAPVTQTYFTLTSSFGSGARARTPPRPRFERSLVLRGELTVPRADYSETYTVWYNAKTGEARVSFHGGSTSTYRTVLPDGSVQRLEMRVDRSGDGPVRRCGKAVSPPSAADRALPALPDVELFSFDGYEEVEVGGALAERWRHEWAGRAGEGGAARGEALTLRHDLLLRRATDGSATPLRYTVSVNSSVLGADCDGYQHRYLDVREATHDRDFFTPNIDELCDHVEQLNASSAEDLARLEPLLEFTSPHRDLRYDEALQQFKTEYNRQYLDDTEEAVRKNLLMQHLRFIHSGNREGATFELASNYLADRLDAELEQLRGVELSPENTRAEQFPHDRAELKDEEARLPDRFDWRPRGAVSPVRYQGSCASCWAFAVAGAVEGALFVRTRRLVPLSEQCLVDCAHPFGGNGCKGTWPSHAYDYVQNRGLPALDDYPAYKEKVDTCEDKKVRPVTRISGHVNVTANSVTALKVAIKQHAPSVVIVDAKAKSFVFYKKGVLYDDRCAKMPKKLNHAVLAVGWGQRKGEPHFILKNSWSEAWGERGFVRVQARANTCGVLARASYPRLAADDVLRDPHDDTRVRPRGARPA; the protein is encoded by the exons ATGTTTGCAGATTGTGACGTGCGGGAGCAGGACAAGGAAAACGATGAAGACGATGACTATCCTGTGACAAAAAAGCCGCATCGTCCGACCACACCCCGGAGTACCTCGAGACGACCTAATGACAGCCGCAGGGGTTCCGAGGACAAAGCGAAGCCGCCAAGAAAACACACTGATTCAGATAAGGAGACAAAGTATCCGTCTTACATTCGAGTGGACCAGCTCGACCAACCCACCACCAGCCCCACCTTCCCGAAAGCAC GTTCGTCTAGAGAGTTAGTGGAGCAGTTTCTTGCTCAAGTCCCGCAGGCTCCGGGTCTGCCACCTTCGCTGTTCTCCGAGTTCGACGGCAGCGAGCGCGTGCCGGAACCTGAAGACACGTCTGTTAGCGAAGAGGTAGTCGAGGACGTAGCCCCCGCTCCGTCGCCGAGTCCCGTGAGCAAGGCTCCGGTGACGCAGACCTACTTCACGCTGACATCGTCGTTCGGCTCGGGAGCGCGCGCTCGCACGCCGCCGCGTCCCCGGTTCGAGCGCTCGCTCGTACTGCGCGGAGAGCTCACCGTGCCGCGCGCCGACTACTCGGAGACTTACACCGTGTG GTACAATGCTAAAACTGGAGAGGCTCGAGTAAGTTTCCACGGCGGGTCGACTTCTACATACCGCACCGTGTTGCCGGACGGGAGCGTGCAGCGTCTTGag ATGCGTGTGGATCGTTCTGGAGACGGCCCGGTGCGTCGCTGCGGGAAGGCGGTGAGTCCGCCGAGCGCGGCGGACCGTGCGCTGCCCGCCCTGCCCGACGTTGAACTATTCTCTTTCGATG GCTACGAGGAAGTGGAGGTCGGCGGCGCGCTGGCGGAGCGCTGGCGGCACGAGTGGGCGGGGCGCGCGGGGGAGGGCGGCGCCGCGCGGGGGGAGGCGCTCACGCTGCGGCACGATCTGCTGCTGCGCCGCGCGACCGACGGCAGCGCCACGCCGCTGCG GTACACGGTGAGCGTGAACAGCTCCGTGCTGGGCGCCGACTGTGACGGCTACCAGCACCGCTACCTGGACGTCCGCGAGGCTACCCACGACAGAGACTTCTTTACTCCAAACATCG ACGAGCTGTGTGACCACGTGGAGCAACTGAACGCGTCGTCCGCGGAAGATCTAGCGCGCCTCGAGCCACTGCTGGAGTTCACGTCGCCACACCGCGACCTGCGATACGACGAGGCCCTGCAACA ATTTAAAACGGAATACAATCGCCAGTACTTGGACGACACAGAAGAGGCGGTGAGAAAGAATCTCCTGATGCAGCACCTCCGCTTTATCCACTCCGGCAACCGCGAGGGTGCGACCTTCGAGCTGGCCAGTAACTACCTCGCTGATCGCCTGGACGCGGAGCTGGAGCAGTTGCGCGGCGTAGAGCTTTCCCCGGAGAACACGCGCGCGGAGCAGTTTCCGCACGACCGCGCCGAGCTGAAGGACGAGGAGGCTCGCCTGCCCGACAGGTTCGACTGGCGCCCGCGAGGGGCCGTCTCGCCCGTCAGGT ACCAGGGCTCGTGCGCGTCGTGCTGGGCGTTCGCGGTGGCGGGCGCGGTGGAGGGCGCGTTGTTCGTGCGCACGCGCCGCCTCGTGCCGCTCTCCGAGCAGTGCCTCGTGGACTGCGCGCACCC gttTGGAGGAAATGGTTGCAAAGGAACGTGGCCCAGTCATGCTTACGATTACGTTCAAAATCGGGGACTACCAGCTCTTGACGACTATCCGGCTTATAAGGAAAAG GTCGACACGTGCGAAGATAAGAAAGTGCGTCCCGTCACGCGCATCAGCGGACACGTGAACGTGACCGCCAACAGCGTCACCGCTCTTAAA GTCGCCATCAAGCAGCACGCGCCGTCCGTCGTCATCGTCGACGCCAAGGCGAAGAGCTTCGTGTTCTACAAGAAGGGCGTCCTCTACGACGACAGATG CGCGAAGATGCCGAAGAAGCTGAACCACGCAGTGCTGGCGGTGGGCTGGGGGCAGCGCAAGGGCGAGCCGCACTTCATCCTCAAGAACTCGTGGTCGGAGGCGTGGGGCGAGCGCGGCTTCGTGCGCGTGCAGGCGCGCGCCAACACGTGCGGCGTGCTCGCGCGCGCTTCGTACCCGCGCCTGGCCGCCGACGACGTGCTGCGCGACCCGCACGACGACACGCGCGTGCGGCCCCGCGGCGCGCGCCCCGCCTAG